In Pecten maximus chromosome 10, xPecMax1.1, whole genome shotgun sequence, one genomic interval encodes:
- the LOC117335799 gene encoding ubiquitin carboxyl-terminal hydrolase 44-A-like codes for METCPHLSKCRPKWSNCSIINPQKWMCYICGTTESVWACLNCPNVACGRFNQEHALKHFNDSKHPLCIEVNSKYVYCYLCDDYVINDNAAGDLKTIRSTLSAIATQTFSDVETKGIKLLRSYSHTAITSTYTTKEDDKIATADWHRRQKVLGKTFAAWRAFTLDEKNRKTPKKNRDQALVPSPSSPFMRKRTLIPGITGLRNLGNTCYMNSILQILSNLEQFREYFMHLETLSSKSDVLSTPTTPVPSPSPRASARILARQASLVKTPHLSRQSTAECFQHLMTPTRSKNSSTKKEGLSGGSTSQTPVRRQLICTVESKNSAADKIFLHQELNGLFRVLWSGRWAQVSPHALLQAVWLAIPTFKGYAQQDAQEFLCELLDKVQQELAVVNGAKDIVNDTFQGELVSQVTCLKCKNISETHEPYMDLSLEFPERYQITKKNYKIAQDMCHVTEMLAKFTGIEELEGKIYSCEKCNKDRRGKSPAKVVYTEAQKQILVRKLPDVLRLHLKRFRWSGRFHREKILTHAAFDETLDMKPFCEPGKGRNEDYQYQLQGVVIHHGKGFGCGHYTSCCWSVEGDSWVDCNDARMRLCQLEDVLLSQAYILVYTKVKQTNNNACSQESLYTDSQYTDSQSTVTSEGTDIYSISGEEFTPSLRRLNSSQIIDGEITFNFLTSVVDSSVVPLSVGTKRPSQDGEQNISERVIKRRRSLLW; via the exons ATGGAAACCTGTCCTCATCTATCAAAATGTCGACCAAAATGGAGCAATTGTTCCATAATAAACCCCCAGAAATGGATGTGCTACATCTGTGGTACAACAGAAAGTGTTTGG GCCTGTTTAAATTGTCCAAATGTGGCCTGTGGGAGATTTAACCAAGAACATGCCTTAAAGCACTTCAACGACAGCAAG CATCCTCTGTGTATAGAAGTGAACTCCAAGTATGTCTACTG CTATCTATGTGATGATTATGTCATCAATGATAATGCTGCTGGGGACCTAAAGACGATCCGCAGCACTCTAAGTGCCATAGCTACTCAGACCTTCAGTGATGTGGAGACGAAGGGTATAAAATTACTGAGGTCCTATTCACACACAGCCATAACATCCAC ATATACTACCAAAGAAGATGACAAGATAGCTACAGCAGACTGGCACAGAAG ACAAAAGGTCCTCGGGAAGACATTTGCAGCATGGCGGGCCTTCACTTTGGATGAAAAGAATAGAAAG ACTCCCAAAAAGAATCGGGACCAAGCACTAGTGCCATCGCCATCCAGTCCCTTTATGCGCAAACGTACATTAATTCCAGGAATTACTGGTCTACGTAACCTTGGTAACACTTGTTACATGAATTCAATCTTACAGATTCTCAG CAATTTAGAACAGTTTCGAGAATACTTCATGCATTTGGAGACGCTGTCGTCTAAGAGTGATGTGCTATCCACACCGACAACTCCTGTTCCGTCTCCCTCCCCCCGGGCATCTGCCAGAATACTGGCTCGCCAAGCATCACTCGTGAAAACTCCTCACCTCAGTCGACAGTCAACTGCAGAATGCTTTCAG CATTTGATGACACCCACACGTTCTAAAAACAGCAGCACAAAGAAAGAGGGACTTAGTGGAGGGTCGACATCACAAACACCTGTCCGACGTCAGCTTATCTGTACAGTTGAGTCCAAGAACTCGGCTGCTGACAAAAT CTTCCTGCACCAGGAGTTGAATGGTCTGTTCCGTGTGTTGTGGTCAGGACGATGGGCCCAGGTCAGTCCTCATGCCCTACTTCAGGCTGTGTGGCTAGCCATTCCCACATTTAAAGGATATGCCCAGCAAGATGCTCAAGAGTTTCTATG tgaGCTACTTGACAAGGTGCAACAAGAACTTGCTGTCGTCAATGGTGCCAAAGATATTGTTAATGATACATTCCAAGGTGAACTTGTCAGTCAG GTTACTTGTTTGAAATGCAAGAACATTTCAGAAACCCACGAACCCTACATGGACTTGTCGCTGGAGTTTCCTGAACGTTATCAAATCACGaagaaaaattataaaatagCACAAGACATGTGTCACGTAACAG AAATGTTAGCAAAGTTTACCGGTATAGAGGAATTAGAGGGAAAGATTTACTCTTGTGAAAAGTGCAATA AGGACAGACGGGGTAAAAGTCCGGCGAAAGTGGTGTACACGGAGGCCCAGAAACAAATCCTGGTGAGAAAACTACCTGATGTCCTTCGACTCCATCTGAAGAGGTTCAG GTGGTCAGGGCGATTCCATCGAGAGAAGATTCTCACACATGCTGCCTTTGATGAGACTTTAGACATGAAGCCATTCTGTGAGCCTGGTAAGGGAAGGAACGAGGACTACCAGTACCAACTACAAGGGGTGGTTATACACCATGGCAAGGGCTTCGGCTGTGGACACTATACATCCTGTTGTTGGAGTGTAGAGGGAG ATTCTTGGGTAGATTGCAATGATGCAAGGATGAGGCTGTGCCAGTTGGAAGACGTGCTGCTAAGTCAGGCCTATATACTCGTCTACACAAAGGTCAAGCAGACAAACAATAATGCATGTTCACAAGAATCCCTGTACACAGATTCTCAATATACAGACTCGCAAAGCACAGTGACCTCAGAAGGcacagacatatacagtatCAGTGGGGAGGAGTTTACCCCGTCTCTACGCCGTCTCAACTCCTCACAAATAATAGACGGGGAAATCACTTTCAACTTCCTCACCTCTGTGGTCGACTCCTCCGTGGTCCCACTGTCAGTGGGCACAAAACGACCAAGTCAGGACGGTGAACAAAACATCAGTGAACGTGTGATTAAACGACGCAGATCCCTGTTGTGGTGA
- the LOC117335797 gene encoding ruvB-like 2, producing MAAPTVEKVQEVREVTRIERIGAHSHIRGLGLDDALDARNVSQGMVGQVEARRAAGVILEMIKEGKIAGRACLIAGHPGTGKTAIAMAMAQALGTDTPFTSIAGSEIFSLEMSKTEALTQAFRKSIGVRIKEETEIIEGEVVEIQIDRPATGTGAKVGKLTLKTTEMETIYDLGQKMIESLTKEKVQAGDIITIDKATGKITKLGRSFTRARDYDAMGAQTKFVQCPEGELQKRKEVVHTVTLHEIDVINSRTQGFLALFSGDTGEIKGEVREQINSKVAEWREEGKAEIVPGVLFIDEVHMLDIECFSFLNRALEDDMAPILIMATNRGITRIRGTNYQSPHGIPIDMLDRLLIIATTPYEEKEIKQILKIRCEEEDVEMTDDALTVLTKIGMETSLRYAIQLITVASLVCRKRKGSEVDVDDIKRVYSLFLDESRSSQFLKEYQQEFMFNEMSSTDAMETS from the exons ATGGCGGCG CCAACAGTAGAAAAAGTCCAGGAAGTGAGAGAGGTAACAAGAATTGAGAGAATAG GAGCACATTCCCATATTCGAGGTTTGGGTCTTGATGATGCTTTGGATGCCAGAAATGTCTCCCAGGGAATGGTGGGACAAGTTGAGGCTCGCCGAGCAGCAGGAGTCATTCTCGAGATGATCAAA GAAGGAAAGATTGCTGGGCGAGCATGTCTTATCGCTGGTCATCCTGGCACAGGGAAGACGGCCATAGCTATGG CTATGGCCCAGGCATTGGGAACTGACACACCCTTCACAAGTATTGCAGGCAGTGAAATATTTTCTCTCGAAATGAGCAAAACAGAAGCATTGACGCAAGCATTCAGAAAATCAATTGGTGTTCGAATTAA GGAAGAGACTGAAATTATAGAAGGAGAAGTTGTGGAAATACAAATAGATAGACCAGCCACCGGAACT GGAGCCAAAGTAGGAAAATTAACACTTAAAACAACAGAAATGGAAACAATATATGATCTGGGACAAAAGATGATTGAGTCTTTAACAAAAGAAAAAGTACAAGCTGG GgatattataacaatagacaAAGCAACaggaaaaattacaaaattggGACGGTCTTTTACACGAGCGAGAGATTATGATGCAATGGGAGCTCAG acaaaatttgtacaatgtCCAGAGGGAGAGCTTCAGAAAAGAAAGGAAGTAGTTCATACTGTCACCTTACATGAAATTGATGTTATTAACAGCAGGACACAAGGGTTCCTTGCACTGTTTTcag GTGACACTGGAGAAATCAAAGGTGAAGTGCGGGAACAAATCAACAGCAAAGTGGCAGAATGGCGGGAGGAAGGCAAAGCCGAGATTGTACCAGGG GTGCTGTTCATAGATGAAGTTCACATGTTGGACATCGAGTGTTTCTCTTTCTTGAACAGAGCTCTGGAAGACGACATGGCTCCTATTCTCATCATGGCTACCAACAGGGGTATCACAAG AATCCGAGGCACAAATTACCAGAGTCCTCATGGTATTCCAATAGATATGTTGGATAGATTGCTAATCATTGCCACAACTCCTTATGAAGAGAAAGAGATCAAACAGATCCTCAAAATCAG gTGTGAAGAGGAGGATGTAGAAATGACAGACGATGCACTGACAGTACTGACCAAGATCGGAATGGAGACGTCCCTCAGATATGCCATCCAGCTCATCACGGTTGCCAGTCTTGTGTGTCGTAAGAGGAAG GGATCTGAAGTGGATGTGGATGATATAAAACGAGTTTACTCATTGTTCTTGGACGAGTCACGATCTTCACAGTTCTTAAAGGAGTACCAACAGGAGTTCATGTTCAACGAGATGTCAT CAACAGATGCTATGGAGACCAGCTAA